One window of the Salvia splendens isolate huo1 chromosome 1, SspV2, whole genome shotgun sequence genome contains the following:
- the LOC121803175 gene encoding uncharacterized protein LOC121803175 produces the protein MLVARSPISGHKLHHRPSSGRKPLQPKNSPSTPSATKLKPNPNHAAVFWGEIDQSNKENIYSTPVKKERIQFQIEFDSFDASLAEELNAIREKVERLRIDKEKTDKMLRERSLLLDSQMKEIVDRGMQQKQLEIEVDRLFRLKEIKLSCKSVSPIRSLREKEQAKRINQEQDQFKAKNHHSEEVKEKSMKSEK, from the exons ATGCTGGTAGCTCGATCCCCAATCTCCGGCCACAAGCTACACCACCGCCCGAGCAGCGGCCGCAAACCGCTCCAGCCGAAGAACTCGCCGTCGACTCCTTCTGCCACAAAATTAAAACCAAACCCAAATCACGCAGCTGTTTTTTGGGGTGAAATAGATCAGAGTAACAAGGAGAATATCTACTCCACCCCTGTGAAAAAGGAGCGCATCCAATTTCAGATCGAGTTTGATTCCTTCGATGCTTCTCTCGCGGAGGAACTGAACGCAATCCGAGAAAAGGTCGAGCGGCTGCGGATCGATAAGGAGAAGACCGATAAGATGCTGAGAGAGAGATCGCTCCTGCTCGATTCGCAGATGAAGGAGATCGTCGATAGAGGGATGCAGCAGAAGCAGCTCGAGATTGAGGTCGATCGCCTCTTCCGATTGAAGGAGATCAAGCTTTCCTGCAAG AGCGTATCACCGATTCGGTCGTTGAGGGAGAAGGAGCAAGCGAAGAGGATAAATCAGGAGCAGGATCAGTTCAAG GCCAAGAATCATCATTCTGAAGAAGTGAAAGAAAAAAGCATGAAGAGTGAGAAGTGA
- the LOC121794840 gene encoding vacuolar-sorting receptor 1-like isoform X2 → MREKVSVFVCVCVLMFGSICFGTFLVEKNNLKVTSPESVKGVYECAIGNFGVPQYGGTMVGSIFYPKSNQKGCKPYKDSDVSWKNKPGGIPIFLLADRGECYFTLKAWNAQNAGVAAILVADDRVEPLITMDTPEDGDTQPDYLQNISIPSALISKGLGDRIKEVLSKGEFVSINLDWREALPHPDERVEYEFWTNSNDECGPKCESQLNFLMNFKGAAQILERKGYTEFTPHYITWYCPEAFIMSQQCKSQCINYGRYCAPDPEQDFSRGYDGKDVVVQNLRQACFFKVAKESGKPWQWWDYVTDFSIRCPMKDKKYNKECADRVIKSLGYDVRKIDQCIGDVEADVDNPVLKAEQEAQIGKGPRGDVTILPTLVINNRQYRGKLDKAAILKAICSGFEETTEPAICLSRDMETNECLQNNGGCWQDDSANVTACRDTFRGRVCHCPVVQGVKFVGDGYTHCEASGPLRCGISNGGCWKEKRHGRTYTACTDDHISGCSCPQGFRGDGVRDCEDVDECKEELACECPNCKCKNTWGSYECSCKNHLLYIHEHDTCISKEGGISEVSWGIMWVVILGLCVAGVVGYALYKYRLRGYMDSEIRAIMAQYMPLDNQAELPQGTTV, encoded by the exons ATGAGAGAAAAAGTGAgtgtttttgtgtgtgtttgtgtgttaatGTTTGGATCAATCTGTTTCGGAACTTTCCTTGTGGAGAAAAACAATTTGAAGGTGACATCACCTGAGTCAGTGAAAGGCGTCTACGAATGTGCAATAGGAAATTTTGGGGTGCCTCAATATGGAGGAACAATGGTTGGCTCAATATTCTACCCCAAATCCAATCAGAAGGGCTGCAAGCCTTACAAAGACTCCGACGTTTCGTGGAAGAACAAGCCCGGTGGCATCCCCATCTTCCTCCTTGCAGATCGAGGAG AGTGCTATTTCACTTTGAAGGCGTGGAACGCTCAGAATGCGGGAGTGGCGGCCATCCTCGTTGCAGATGACCGAGTCGAGCCTCTGATCACGATGGACACGCCCGAGGATGGTGACACGCAGCCGGATTACCTCCAAAACATAAGCATTCCTTCAGCATTGATCAGCAAAGGGCTAGGCGATAGGATCAAAGAAGTGTTGTCGAAGGGGGAGTTTGTGAGCATCAATCTTGATTGGAGAGAGGCTCTCCCGCACCCGGATGAGCGAGTTGAGTATGAGTTTTGGACTAATAGCAACGACGAATGTGGCCCAAAATGTGAGAGCCAGTTGAATTTCCTGATGAATTTCAAAGGGGCTGCTCAGATTCTTGAGCGGAAGGGATACACCGAGTTCACTCCTCATTACATCACGTGGTACTGTCCCGAGGCGTTCATCATGAGTCAGCAGTGCAAGTCGCAGTGCATAAACTACGGGAGGTACTGCGCTCCTGACCCCGAGCAGGACTTCAGCAGAGGTTATGATGGCAAGGATGTGGTTGTCCAAAACCTGAGGCAGGCGTGTTTCTTTAAGGTTGCGAAGGAAAGTGGGAAGCCGTGGCAATGGTGGGACTACGTGACAGACTTTTCGATCAGGTGTCCAATGAAAGACAAGAAGTATAACAAAGAGTGTGCTGATAGAGTGATCAAGTCACTTG GATACGACGTTAGGAAGATCGATCAGTGCATTGGAGATGTTGAGGCGGACGTAGACAACCCTGTCCTAAAAGCAGAACAAGAAGCACAG ATTGGGAAAGGCCCGCGAGGAGACGTGACTATACTGCCGACGCTAGTTATAAACAATCGGCAATATAGAG GCAAGTTGGACAAAGCAGCAATTCTCAAGGCCATTTGTTCGGGTTTCGAAGAGACTACTGAGCCTGCCATTTGCTTGAGTCGAGATATGGAGACGAACGAGTGCCTACAGAACAATGGAGGATGCTGGCAGGATGATTCTGCTAACGTTACCGCTTGCAgg GACACTTTCCGGGGGAGGGTGTGCCACTGCCCGGTCGTGCAAGGAGTTAAGTTTGTAGGCGATGGCTATACTCACTGTGAAG CTTCTGGGCCTTTGAGGTGTGGGATAAGCAATGGAGGGTGTTGGAAGGAAAAGAGGCACGGTCGAACGTATACAGCTTGCACT GATGATCATATATCAGGTTGCAGTTGCCCACAGGGATTTAGAGGAGATGGTGTAAGAGATTGTGAAG ATGTGGATGAATGCAAGGAAGAGCTAGCATGCGAATGCCCAAATTGCAAGTGCAAAAACACATGGGGGAGTTATGAATGCAGCTGCAAAAACCATTTACTTTACATTCATGAACATGATACATGTATTA GTAAAGAGGGTGGGATAAGTGAAGTGAGTTGGGGCATAATGTGGGTGGTCATTCTAGGCTTGTGTGTGGCTGGAGTAGTTGGCTATGCTCTTTACAAATATAGGCTTCGG GGTTACATGGATTCGGAGATAAGGGCTATAATGGCTCAGTACATGCCCTTGGACAATCAAGCCGAACTTCCTCAAGGGACCACCGTCTAA
- the LOC121810229 gene encoding probable serine/threonine-protein kinase PBL8, with protein sequence MGNCGTREESAVVSTAHQHHQVHQQLQVLSLPTRNPATDKKHSRSISDLSDPSTPRNFEDFRKNALLYTHVIAFTLFELETITKSFRSDYILGEGGFGTVYKGYIDENVRVGLKSLPVAVKVLNKEGLQGHREWLTEVNFLGQLRHPHLVKLIGYCCEDDHRLLVYEFMFRGSLENHLFRKATVPLSWSTRMMIALGAAKGLAFLHNAERPVIYRDFKTSNILLDSDYIAKLSDFGLAKAGPQGDETHVSTRVMGTYGYAAPEYVMTGHLTARSDVYSFGVVLLELLTGRKSVDKTRPSKEQSLVDWARPKLNDKRKMLQIIDPRLENQYSVRGAQKACSLAYYCLSQNPKARPLMSDVVETLEPLQSSGGNEVSPSSSSTPTLLCSGSPFVTGRIPDYRVHRRFAGAVGTGVGCRSTNPNCSPGGPAACRVR encoded by the exons ATGGGAAATTGCGGCACTAGGGAGGAGTCCGCCGTCGTATCCACCGCGCATCAACACCACCAAG TGCACCAGCAGCTACAAGTGCTGTCATTGCCGACTAGGAATCCAGCCACAGATAAGAAGCACAGCCGCTCCATTTCAGATCTGAGCGATCCTTCAACCCCCCGAAACTTTGAGGACTTCCGTAAAAACGCCCTGCTCTACACCCACGTCATTGCTTTCACCCTTTTTGAGCTTGAGACCATCACCAAGAGCTTCCGTTCAGACTACATTCTTGGAGAAGGTGGTTTTGGGACTGTGTACAAAGGCTACATTGATGAGAATGTTAGGGTTGGTCTCAAATCTCTCCCTGTAGCCGTCAAAGTGCTTAACAAGGAAGGTCTTCAGGGCCACCGCGAATGGCTA ACTGAGGTCAACTTCCTTGGGCAGCTCAGGCATCCTCATTTAGTGAAGTTGATTGGATATTGCTGTGAGGATGACCACAGGTTACTTGTATATGAATTCATGTTTAGAGGAAGTCTTGAGAATCATCTATTTCGAA AAGCAACTGTTCCACTATCTTGGTCGACAAGAATGATGATTGCTCTTGGGGCTGCTAAGGGGCTTGCTTTCCTTCATAATGCCGAGAGGCCAGTTATTTACCGGGATTTCAAAACTTCCAACATTCTGCTAGATTCA GATTATATAGCCAAGCTTTCTGATTTTGGTCTTGCAAAAGCAGGGCCGCAAGGTGATGAGACCCATGTATCTACTCGAGTAATGGGAACCTATGGCTATGCTGCTCCTGAATATGTTATGACTG GGCACCTTACTGCCAGGAGTGATGTGTACAGCTTTGGGGTAGTTCTTCTGGAGCTATTAACGGGGAGAAAGTCAGTAGACAAGACAAGGCCTAGCAAAGAACAAAGTTTGGTAGATTGGGCGAGGCCAAAGCTAAATGACAAGCGGAAAATGCTGCAAATCATAGACCCTAGATTAGAGAATCAGTATTCAGTAAGGGGAGCCCAGAAAGCTTGCAGTTTGGCATACTATTGTCTGAGCCAAAACCCAAAGGCCAGACCATTAATGAGCGATGTGGTTGAGACTTTGGAACCGTTACAGTCTAGTGGCGGTAATGAAGTCTCTCCATCATCGTCATCAACCCCTACGCTCCTGTGCAGTGGCAGTCCGTTTGTGACAGGAAGGATTCCAGATTATCGGGTGCATCGCAGATTTGCTGGGGCAGTCGGAACTGGTGTGGGTTGTCGGTCCACCAACCCGAATTGCTCCCCTGGTGGCCCTGCAGCTTGCCGGGTTAGGTGA
- the LOC121810248 gene encoding V-type proton ATPase subunit E-like — protein sequence MNDQQVSKQIQQMVQFIRQEAQEKANEITLCAQEECNIEKLQIVEAEKKKIRQEYERKSKHVDVRKKIEYSMQLNASRIQVLQAQDDVVNEMKDATRKELLQVAGKKAPYKGLVKALIIQSLMRLKEDSVLLRCREMDVSVVNSVLEEAKRDYAKRSGLMAPNIIVDKVYLPPPLIDNRNSIGPSCSGGVVLASLDGKIVCENTLDARLELVFRQKLPEIRKHLCG from the exons ATGAACGACCAACAAGTGTCGAAGCAGATACAGCAGATGGTGCAGTTCATCCGCCAAGAAGCCCAAGAGAAAGCCAACGAGATCACCCTTTGTGCCCAAGAG GAATGCAATATCGAGAAGCTGCAGATAGTCGaggccgagaagaagaagatcagACAAGAATACGAGCGAAAGAGCAAGCACGTGGACGTTCGCAAGAAGATAGAGTACTCGATGCAGCTCAACGCCTCGCGCATCCAAGTGCTTCAGGCGCAAGACGACGTCGTGAACGAGATGAAGGACGCTACTCGGAAGGAGCTCCTGCAAGTCGCCGGTAAAAAGGCTCCTTACAAAG GGCTTGTTAAAGCGTTGATTATCCAGAGCTTGATGCGGCTCAAGGAGGATTCGGTGCTGTTGAGATGTAGAGAAATGGATGTGAGTGTAGTGAATTCAGTGCTGGAAGAAGCAAAGCGTGACTATGCAAAAAGGTCGGGACTCATGGCCCCGAACATTATCGTTGATAAAGTGTACCTGCCGCCTCCGCTTATCGACAACAGAAACTCCATTGGTCCTTCTTG TTCTGGAGGGGTAGTTTTGGCTTCTCTAGATGGCAAAATAGTATGTGAAAATACCTTGGATGCACGGTTAGAACTTGTCTTCCGCCAGAAACTTCCCGAG ATACGCAAGCATCTCTGTGGCTAG
- the LOC121794840 gene encoding vacuolar-sorting receptor 1-like isoform X1: MREKVSVFVCVCVLMFGSICFGTFLVEKNNLKVTSPESVKGVYECAIGNFGVPQYGGTMVGSIFYPKSNQKGCKPYKDSDVSWKNKPGGIPIFLLADRGECYFTLKAWNAQNAGVAAILVADDRVEPLITMDTPEDGDTQPDYLQNISIPSALISKGLGDRIKEVLSKGEFVSINLDWREALPHPDERVEYEFWTNSNDECGPKCESQLNFLMNFKGAAQILERKGYTEFTPHYITWYCPEAFIMSQQCKSQCINYGRYCAPDPEQDFSRGYDGKDVVVQNLRQACFFKVAKESGKPWQWWDYVTDFSIRCPMKDKKYNKECADRVIKSLGYDVRKIDQCIGDVEADVDNPVLKAEQEAQIGKGPRGDVTILPTLVINNRQYRGKLDKAAILKAICSGFEETTEPAICLSRDMETNECLQNNGGCWQDDSANVTACRDTFRGRVCHCPVVQGVKFVGDGYTHCEASGPLRCGISNGGCWKEKRHGRTYTACTLQDDHISGCSCPQGFRGDGVRDCEDVDECKEELACECPNCKCKNTWGSYECSCKNHLLYIHEHDTCISKEGGISEVSWGIMWVVILGLCVAGVVGYALYKYRLRGYMDSEIRAIMAQYMPLDNQAELPQGTTV; the protein is encoded by the exons ATGAGAGAAAAAGTGAgtgtttttgtgtgtgtttgtgtgttaatGTTTGGATCAATCTGTTTCGGAACTTTCCTTGTGGAGAAAAACAATTTGAAGGTGACATCACCTGAGTCAGTGAAAGGCGTCTACGAATGTGCAATAGGAAATTTTGGGGTGCCTCAATATGGAGGAACAATGGTTGGCTCAATATTCTACCCCAAATCCAATCAGAAGGGCTGCAAGCCTTACAAAGACTCCGACGTTTCGTGGAAGAACAAGCCCGGTGGCATCCCCATCTTCCTCCTTGCAGATCGAGGAG AGTGCTATTTCACTTTGAAGGCGTGGAACGCTCAGAATGCGGGAGTGGCGGCCATCCTCGTTGCAGATGACCGAGTCGAGCCTCTGATCACGATGGACACGCCCGAGGATGGTGACACGCAGCCGGATTACCTCCAAAACATAAGCATTCCTTCAGCATTGATCAGCAAAGGGCTAGGCGATAGGATCAAAGAAGTGTTGTCGAAGGGGGAGTTTGTGAGCATCAATCTTGATTGGAGAGAGGCTCTCCCGCACCCGGATGAGCGAGTTGAGTATGAGTTTTGGACTAATAGCAACGACGAATGTGGCCCAAAATGTGAGAGCCAGTTGAATTTCCTGATGAATTTCAAAGGGGCTGCTCAGATTCTTGAGCGGAAGGGATACACCGAGTTCACTCCTCATTACATCACGTGGTACTGTCCCGAGGCGTTCATCATGAGTCAGCAGTGCAAGTCGCAGTGCATAAACTACGGGAGGTACTGCGCTCCTGACCCCGAGCAGGACTTCAGCAGAGGTTATGATGGCAAGGATGTGGTTGTCCAAAACCTGAGGCAGGCGTGTTTCTTTAAGGTTGCGAAGGAAAGTGGGAAGCCGTGGCAATGGTGGGACTACGTGACAGACTTTTCGATCAGGTGTCCAATGAAAGACAAGAAGTATAACAAAGAGTGTGCTGATAGAGTGATCAAGTCACTTG GATACGACGTTAGGAAGATCGATCAGTGCATTGGAGATGTTGAGGCGGACGTAGACAACCCTGTCCTAAAAGCAGAACAAGAAGCACAG ATTGGGAAAGGCCCGCGAGGAGACGTGACTATACTGCCGACGCTAGTTATAAACAATCGGCAATATAGAG GCAAGTTGGACAAAGCAGCAATTCTCAAGGCCATTTGTTCGGGTTTCGAAGAGACTACTGAGCCTGCCATTTGCTTGAGTCGAGATATGGAGACGAACGAGTGCCTACAGAACAATGGAGGATGCTGGCAGGATGATTCTGCTAACGTTACCGCTTGCAgg GACACTTTCCGGGGGAGGGTGTGCCACTGCCCGGTCGTGCAAGGAGTTAAGTTTGTAGGCGATGGCTATACTCACTGTGAAG CTTCTGGGCCTTTGAGGTGTGGGATAAGCAATGGAGGGTGTTGGAAGGAAAAGAGGCACGGTCGAACGTATACAGCTTGCACT TTGCAGGATGATCATATATCAGGTTGCAGTTGCCCACAGGGATTTAGAGGAGATGGTGTAAGAGATTGTGAAG ATGTGGATGAATGCAAGGAAGAGCTAGCATGCGAATGCCCAAATTGCAAGTGCAAAAACACATGGGGGAGTTATGAATGCAGCTGCAAAAACCATTTACTTTACATTCATGAACATGATACATGTATTA GTAAAGAGGGTGGGATAAGTGAAGTGAGTTGGGGCATAATGTGGGTGGTCATTCTAGGCTTGTGTGTGGCTGGAGTAGTTGGCTATGCTCTTTACAAATATAGGCTTCGG GGTTACATGGATTCGGAGATAAGGGCTATAATGGCTCAGTACATGCCCTTGGACAATCAAGCCGAACTTCCTCAAGGGACCACCGTCTAA
- the LOC121757322 gene encoding uncharacterized protein LOC121757322 — protein MHTRSKGPPLEPIDPEIEASNRRRNAQRRLNQRIRVSSSAHRRLPSPIQRTPSPSPSPPPSPIQYEPHSPILMENGGENNNEDPTIRELRLQLAAIQVTNPPVNNAGIAANNFELRPGLIDRAEANAFGGTGSEDANKHLTKFIQISNTVKANGVTDEQVRLRLFPFSLKDEARDWYDSMGPNSVPTWDAMVELFLEKYYPPSEALKRQAEVIQYKMHPQENIMEAWKRFKQLMRRCPNHGLTPGQQILTFYKGGTLEAMRELNMSAGGSLLKLGEAEALEVIERVASNDDGWRNDRSKSYRVTSTSDNDRMDTISKQLEFLTDRLGYTGTRQVGTEMQQGVEDVNYVYQGGNSRNFNNYRHNQGGGNYNHYGNKVHPNLSYGNPNNALQPPPGFQVSNGQIIEPKKDELKDVLMAFMKQTGECMKDSNKRLVQVEANVNALNIHMKSIDNQMSQVSQAVGIQHQPGQFPSQTVVNPKDCKDCKAINLRSGKSYEGPTMPAEKEKISQEETVVEEVVEEEEPVEEVPPPKASTVIPAPPAEVKIPFPQRVQKKKLDDHFSRFLDIFRKVNINIPLVETLQQMPTYVKFLKDVFSKKKKWTDYETVNISENFSAIIQKKLPAKLKDPGSFNISCVIGNDRQTKALCDLGASINLMPLSFFRKMKIGTLKPTTITLQMADRTVTYPKGIVEDVLVMVHDFNSSI, from the exons ATGCACACGCGTTCTAAAGGTCCACCTCTAGAGCCTATCGATCCCgagatcgaagcatccaacaGAAGGAGGAACGCGCAGAGAAGGTTAAACCAAAGGATTCGGGTTTCTTCATCCGCTCACAGGCGTCTACCTTCTCCTATCCAGAGAACTCCATCACCCAGTCCATCTCCACCTCCATCACCTATCCAGTACGAGCCTCATTCTCCAATTCTAATGGAGAACGGCGGGGAGAACAACAATGAGGATCCTACCATTCGTGAACTCCGTCTGCAGCTGGCTGCCAT ACAGGTCACTAATCCACCAGTCAACAATGCGGGGATAGCGGCCAACAACTTTGAATTGAGACCGGGGTTGATAGACAGAGCAGAAGCAAACGCATTTGGTGGGACAGGTTCAGAAGATGCCAACAAGCACCTCACCAAGTTCATACAGATCAGCAACACAGTGAAGGCGAATGGGGTCACAGATGAGCAAGTCCGCCTCCGATTATTCCCATTCTCTTTGAAAGACGAGGCAAGGGACTGGTATGACAGTATGGGTCCTAACTCTGTGCCCACATGGGATGCAATGGTGGAGCTGTTCTTAGAGAAATACTATCCACCTAGCGAGGCACTCAAACGCCAAGCAGAAGTCATTCAATACAAGATGCACCCTCAGGAGAATATCATGGAGGCTTGGAAAAGGTTTAAGCAGCTGATGAGAAGATGCCCCAACCACGGGCTAACCCCGGGGCAACAAATCTTAACTTTCTACAAGGGAGGCACACTGGAGGCAATGCGTGAACTGAACATGAGCGCCGGAGGATCTCTCTTGAAGTTGGGAGAAGCTGAAGCGCTTGAAGTGATTGAGAGGGTGGCTTCAAATGATGATGGATGGAGAAACGACAGAAGCAAATCTTATAGGGTGACATCTACCTCCGATAATGATAGGATGGATACAATATCCAAGCAGCTGGAATTCCTAACTGACAGGCTTGGGTATACGGGAACAAGGCAGGTTGGGACTGAGATGCAACAAGGAGTCGAAGATGTAAACTACGTTTACCAAGGTGGCAATAGCAGAAATTTCAACAATTACCGCCACAACCAAGGAGGAGGCAATTACAACCACTATGGGAACAAGGTGCATCCCAACTTGTCCTACGGGAACCCAAATAATGCCCTGCAACCACCACCCGGATTCCAGGTATCAAATGGCCAAATCATAGAACCGAAGAAAGATGAGCTGAAAGATGTGTTAATGGCTTTTATGAAACAAACAGGAGAGTGCATGAAAGACTCCAACAAAAGGCTAGTGCAGGTTGAAGCTAATGTGAATGCCTTGAATATTCACATGAAGAGCATCGATAACCAGATGAGCCAGGTTTCACAGGCTGTGGGTATTCAGCATCAACCAGGCCAATTTCCTTCACAAACGGTTGTAAATCCTAAAGACTGTAAGGATTGCAAAGCCATTAATCTAAGaagtggaaagagctatgaaggcccaaCTATGCCTGCAGAGAAGGAGAAAATCTCTCAAGAGGAGACAGTGGTAGAAGAGGTGGTGGAAGAAGAAGAACCAGTGGAAGAGGTGCCGCCTCCCAAGGCAAGTACCGTGATACCTGCACCCCCTGCTGAGGTTAAGATCCCATTTCCACAGCGCgtgcagaagaagaaactagATGATCACTTCTCTAGGTTTCTTGACATATTTAGAAAAGTGAACATCAACATCCCGTTGGTAGAGACGTTACAGCAAATGCCTACATATGTAAAGTTTCTAAAAGATGTGttctccaagaagaagaagtggaCTGACTATGAGACGGTGAACATATCTGAAAACTTTAGTGCCATAATTCAGAAAAAGCTACCGGCCAAGCTTAAAGATCCTGGGAGTTTCAACATCTCATGCGTCATTGGAAATGACAGACAGACAAAGGCACTTTGTGATCTGGGGGCGAGTATAAATTTGATGCCATTATCGTTTTTCAGAAAGATGAAGATCGGCACTCTCAAGCCGACAACAATCACGCTACAGATGGCAGATAGAACCGTCACCTATCCCAAAGGAATTGTTGAGGACGTTCTTGTGATGGTACACGACTTCAATTCTAGCATCTAA